A region of Spodoptera frugiperda isolate SF20-4 chromosome 26, AGI-APGP_CSIRO_Sfru_2.0, whole genome shotgun sequence DNA encodes the following proteins:
- the LOC118264811 gene encoding 39S ribosomal protein L12, mitochondrial: MNGVRIIRNLPLQWRSFSRCVILRQEVAQAATPLSIPVPEGVDKPVSPKIEKIVSEITNLNLLEVSELSQVLKKRLNLPDAPVMPMGGFVAAAPAAQDEEEAAPKAVKTNFTVKLTKFDDKQKVALIKEIKGLLEGYNLVQAKKFVESVPAVVKADVSKDEAEKLKEALSKVGGVIEIE, from the exons ATGAATGGTGTAAGAATAATTAGGAACCTCCCACTGCAATGGCGATCTTTTTCACGATG TGTGATCCTACGCCAAGAAGTTGCTCAAGCAGCAACTCCTCTGTCTATTCCAGTACCGGAGGGAGTAGACAAACCTGTTTCCCCGAAAATTGAGAAGATTGTCTCTGAGATCACGAATCTAAACCTCCTTGAGGTATCAGAACTTAGTCAGGTTCTTAAAAAGAGGTTGAATCTTCCTGACGCTCCTGTGATGCCTATGGGTGGTTTCGTTGCTGCGGCCCCTGCTGCTCAGGATGAGGAGGAGGCTGCTCCTAAAGCTGTGAAGACTAACTTTACT GTAAAACTCACCAAATTCGATGACAAACAGAAGGTAGCACTCATCAAGGAAATTAAGGGACTTCTAGAAGGTTACAATCTGGTGCAAGCCAAGAAGTTTGTGGAGAGTGTACCTGCAGTCGTCAAGGCTGATGTGTCCAAAGATGAAGCAGAGAAACTAAAGGAAGCTCTCAGCAAAGTCGGAGGTGTCATAGAAATAGAATAG
- the LOC118264799 gene encoding uncharacterized protein LOC118264799, translating into MECVKIQNKIKLLFEKLTEPNYVLDSYYADGLITKLSNCSDPEVSFLKRVPLISDLITEALDHTDNAHNTVKVFLMRVLAIASQKELHFAKMFAKQGDRIRAGFQEICSPNSNPSIRVAYMEAALNIVTHNSGVSWLLESGVWKDIISLCNEKSTVFLVRQVYKFMSEFLWKLNALGDANNIRTIVSHLLQPISKYDFINVQSLTSEEEEEICTVIEPTIQILLHTASMERRIENASVLMHIIVKEFKISSYLLIACERVRKDDMSLNIFKLVLWLTLAKVFLTKPMAPGVLYSSEDFLEVAAFNFNVIQNFVQRRSATAILDFCSTCNIIWNGMYKDKESTMWIQEDKKGVKMRNQMLFVFLVPVLVFVTYGKPQSALTDARIHDYIERLLNMSCEYTAKAAYALRDLTSELDTLSVVLQCVKKLIHLKDHLNDEQANLVFQALFHVLQEYNPLDMYGDPKTEQFEDGEQKNLVMTYVMDNVLSLVTHRNINWHESVEIMCLYNVVINNLERPNLSCKFVVVSLKVIGLTVKKFLQPNLSLLMDSKPGGSIHDLGKLIYMKMHDRHWEIRDTALELLQICTEIAYIKFPPFQKQLLENNVINVAATIAFNDYESYVQVSALKCVGAASRINVVWDQLIAEYPDIQDRLLYILRHNEEGIVRKEACNVLCDLYQNMKLTPAFTQTLYEHMVSSALTDFHWEVQISALKFWRAVYHSLLTGQGMLDGNFPPVTFSRETRKIVTLNEAEIQRRLIKILEELSAIGCLTVFVTLLHDQTEVGIMEATLNIAQELYDILKRHNVPDNITPKEGDITSVDQLLTHIKEEKDETDDNVDMIDAQSSENVIEEILNADDVNLLASIYERHMTLESNKTESPLRPKIKVIKFASPYLFTSYIKNTDFKQIIEEKRVWNDGIRSLSSLLDDVLCLYEVNEDANALDCY; encoded by the exons aGGTATCGTTCCTGAAAAGAGTGCCTTTAATATCTGATCTGATAACCGAAGCTCTGGACCACACTGACAATGCACACAATACAGTCAAAGTATTCCTCATGCGAGTCCTTGCTATCGcgtcacaaaaagagttgcatTTCGCTAAAATGTTCGCGAAGCAAGGCGACAGAATACGCGCGGGGTTCCAAGAGATCTGTTCACCCAATTCGAACCCAAGTATTAGAGTAGCATATATGGAAGCAGCCCTGAATATAGTCACACATAACTCTGGCGTTAGCTGGCTACTAGAAAGTGGAGTATGGAAGGACATAATCAGTCTGTGTAACGAAAAATCAACCGTATTCCTTGTACGCCAAGTATACAAGTTCATGTCAGAATTTCTTTGGAAACTGAACGCTTTAGGCGATGCGAACAATATCAGAACAATAGTCAGCCATTTATTACAGCCAATTAGCAAATATGATTTCATTAATGTCCAATCACTTACGAGTGAAGAAGAGGAAGAAATATGCACCGTCATTGAGCCTACAATCCAGATACTATTACACACAGCAAGCATGGAGAGACGTATTGAAAATGCAAGTGTCCTTATGCACATAATAgtcaaagaatttaaaataagttcatATTTGTTAATAGCATGCGAACGAGTACGCAAAGACGATAtgtcattgaatatttttaaattagttcttTGGTTGACACTAGCAAAAGTTTTCCTTACAAAGCCAATGGCGCCCGGAGTGCTATACAGCAGCGAGGATTTCCTAGAAGTAGCCGCATTCAATTTTAATGTGATACAGAATTTTGTTCAGCGTCGCAGTGCGACAGCAATCCTGGACTTTTGTTCCACTTGTAATATTATTTGGAATGGAATGTACAAAGATAAAGAATCAACAATGTGGATACAAGAAGACAAGAAAGGAGTTAAAATGAGAAATCAAatgttgtttgtatttttagttcCTGTCTTGGTATTTGTTACGTATGGAAAGCCACAGTCAGCGTTGACGGACGCGAGAATCCACGACTACATAGAGAGACTATTGAACATGTCCTGTGAATATACAGCGAAGGCTGCTTATGCTCTGAGGGATTTGACGTCAGAACTGGACACGTTGTCAGTAGTTCTTCAATGTGTTAAGAAGCTGATACATTTGAAGGATCATTTGAACGATGAGCAAGCGAATTTAGTATTTCAAGCCTTATTTCATGTGCTGCAAGAGTATAATCCGCTTGACATGTATGGGGATCCTAAGACGGAGCAGTTTGAAGATGGGGAGCAGAAGAATCTTGTGATGACGTATGTGATGGACAACGTGCTGTCGTTGGTGACGCATAGGAACATCAACTGGCACGAGAGTGTGGAGATCATGTGCTTGTATAATGTTGTTATTAACAATTTGGAGAGGCCCAACCTCAGTTGCAAA TTCGTAGTGGTATCCTTAAAAGTGATAGGTCTGACTGTGAAGAAGTTTTTGCAACCGAATCTTTCTTTACTGATGGACTCGAAGCCGGGAGGCTCGATCCATGACCTAGGCAAACTGATCTATATGAAGATGCATGACCGACATTGGGAGATCAGAGACACAGCGTTGGAATTGCTACAGATATGCACCGAGATCGCTTATATCA AATTCCCGCCATTCCAGAAGCAATTATTAGAGAATAATGTAATAAACGTAGCGGCGACCATTGCATTCAACGACTATGAGTCGTACGTGCAGGTGTCGGCGCTCAAGTGCGTGGGCGCAGCGAGCCGGATCAACGTCGTATGGGACCAGTTGATCGCAGAGTACCCTGATATACAG GATCGATTACTCTACATTCTACGGCACAACGAAGAAGGCATCGTGCGAAAAGAAGCATGCAATGTTCTTTGCGACTTGTATCAAAACATGAAACTGACTCCAGCCTTCACTCAAACGTTGTACGAACACATGGTCTCATCCGCCCTCACAGATTTCCACTGGGAGGTCCAAATCAGTGCCCTCAAGTTTTGGAGGGCCGTCTACCACTCCCTCCTCACCGGACAAGGTATGCTCGACGGAAACTTCCCACCAGTCACATTCTCTAGGGAAACTAGAAAAATAGTCACGCTCAATGAAGCAGAGATTCAAAggagattaattaaaatattagaagaACTGTCAGCGATTGGATGCCTTACTGTCTTCGTTACATTACTTCATGATCAAACTGAAGTAGGGATAATGGAAGCCACTCTTAATATAGCACAAGAACTGTACGATATACTTAAAAGACATAATGTACCGGACAATATAACGCCCAAAGAGGGTGATATTACTAGTGTGGATCAACTACTTACTCATATTAAAGAAGAAAAGGATGAAACAGATGACAATGTAGACATGATTGATGCACAGAGCTCTGAAAATGTTATCGAGGAAATTCTAAACGCAGATGACGTCAACCTACTCGCTAGCATATACGAGAGACACATGACATTAGAAAGTAACAAAACAGAGTCTCCTCTAAGACCaaagataaaagtaataaaatttgcTTCCCCCTACTTATTCACCTCATACATCAAAAATACAGACTTTAAACAGATTATTGAAGAAAAGAGAGTTTGGAACGATGGCATTAGAAGCCTGTCCTCCCTACTCGATGATGTTCTATGtctttatgaagtaaatgaagACGCCAATGCACTAGATTGTTATTAG
- the LOC118264800 gene encoding uncharacterized protein LOC118264800, giving the protein MEVSNYLRKFKLLLDYVFEGKVVLNENTTEKLLKLLEDRSDNSPGKLVLDTPCFSDLIFNSLESIHNATTSVKIFLFEIITILFKNELQFAKIHGSIFTCILANLSTKNRGLNLACIKLATVQITHLSGLKLLLEHKVWQYILNDNTHRAPIKIANASYNFISKLILELNEYEMEAELSEVLDYVVKPINTSAYQTVKIIDNETDTILSEKIYSYMYALLNVLQTMEDRSVNHVVQMLRSYFLVERSIFVIWKVTRYPNLLKLANDIIFVFYYSSHRHNLFNGKTQEFCNELVVFYHNCVQRCIKKREISVLVDYCIKCNIFWSKFEKTYQDKISFPLYFERNGIKFLVSDQVFVFLVQPLLMCAIDIKPGRTNVEKQEFMDKFLTKIGKTLAEHIFTLCYTYKPVIETQDLTETAISTIREMYRLRDHLTQTQAGLYFIALYHILDIYILLDGAGGLIVNDNPIKTPNDMRLLSLALDAIRMLLKDYNISWYENVEIASLQEGLMNLLKQDILNTKQTVQVLDLIDLCMKKFLSPNMTLLVESRQESTLTVIGAVMKTYIHHEDWEVRDSALNLLLSCTDLSFIKYIPLQKVISENNLMIYAAKAALTDPEYYVQCTGLKCLAAATKIDCIWKEVLIDNPHIYFQLVYILKNNPEGMVRKEATKVLTSAYKNQKLSTTFQSTLYEVMISAALYDLHWEVQLAALQFFKHEIANQLSYRGMIDGKFPSVTFSKEKRKIITLNDREILRQLTAIMHALSSIGCLTVLYECMNEMHHLEVMEQAYIMATELIQILDQYKFVRIIDNALTYPIGPKNDDRDEEMALDLTRANNTDAREKVIDSIVNTDQSELIMILHDNSFQTKTNEMEEDYSLFVQRKEIIHPNKFLETFKGTNFRAIIKEKKKWNSDVNHNLDGLLDEILDV; this is encoded by the exons ATGGAAGTGAGCAATTATTTGAGAAAGTTCAAGTTGTTATTGGACTATGTGTTTGAAGGAAAAGTTGTGCTAAATGAGAATACTACGGAAAAACTATTGAAACTTCTGGAAGATCGCAGTGATAACA GTCCCGGCAAACTTGTGTTGGATACTCCTTGCTTCTCAGATCTCATATTTAATTCACTCGAGAGCATACACAATGCCACGACGTCAGTCAAAATATTCCTTTTCGAAATCATCACGATACTCTTCAAAAATGAGCTCCAGTTTGCCAAAATACATGGTTCGATTTTCACATGCATTCTCGCCAACTTGAGCACTAAGAATCGAGGACTTAATTTAGCTTGCATCAAGTTAGCAACGGTGCAGATAACGCATCTCTCTGGACTGAAACTACTCCTTGAACATAAAGTATGGCAGTACATTTTAAATGACAATACCCATCGGGCACCTATCAAAATAGCAAATGCTTCCTACAACTTTATATCCAAGTTGATTTTGGAGTTGAACGAGTATGAAATGGAGGCGGAACTGTCAGAAGTACTGGATTACGTCGTCAAACCTATAAACACGAGCGCATATCAGACGGTGAAAATTATTGACAACGAGACGGACACGATACTCTCAGAAAAAATATACTCCTACATGTACGCGTTGCTCAACGTACTGCAGACTATGGAAGACAGATCGGTAAACCACGTAGTACAAATGTTAAGATCGTATTTCTTAGTAGAGCGCTCTATATTTGTTATATGGAAAGTAACTAGGTATCCGAATCTACTGAAATTAGCAaatgatataatatttgtattctaTTACAGTTCTCATAGACACAATCTCTTCAACGGTAAAACACAGGAATTTTGTAATGAACTGGTAGTCTTCTATCACAACTGCGTACAACGTTGCATTAAAAAACGAGAAATATCAGTTCTCGTAGACTATTGCATTAAGTGCAACATATTCTGGTCAAAGTTCGAGAAGACTTACCAAGACAAAATATCATTCCCACTTTACTTTGAAAGAAACGGCATAAAATTCCTAGTTTCCGATCAAGTATTCGTGTTTTTGGTTCAGCCCTTACTGATGTGTGCAATTGATATCAAACCCGGTCGAACGAACGTTGAGAAACAAGAATTTATGGACAAGTTTCTAACAAAGATTGGAAAGACTTTAGCAGAGCACATATTCACTCTATGCTATACGTACAAGCCAGTTATAGAAACTCAAGATTTGACAGAAACCGCTATTTCGACCATCAGAGAGATGTATAGATTGAGGGACCACCTCACGCAAACACAGGCAGGCCTGTATTTTATAGCTCTGTACCACATATTGGATATTTACATATTGTTGGATGGAGCCGGTGGCCTCATTGTGAACGACAATCCCATAAAAACTCCGAACGATATGAGATTGCTGTCCCTTGCTCTGGATGCGATACGAATGTTGTTGAAGGATTACAACATATCGTGGTACGAGAACGTCGAGATCGCAAGTCTACAGGAGGGTCTCATGAATTTGCTCAAACAAGACATCTTGAATACAAAG cAAACAGTACAAGTGTTAGATCTGATAGACCTTTGTATGAAGAAGTTCCTGTCTCCGAACATGACGTTGCTTGTGGAGAGCAGACAGGAGAGCACACTGACTGTGATAGGAGCCGTCATGAAGACATACATACACCACGAAGACTGGGAGGTACGGGACTCGGCCTTGAACCTACTGCTAAGCTGTACGGATCTCTCTTTTATTA AGTACATACCCCTGCAGAAGGTGATAAGTGAGAACAACCTGATGATCTACGCTGCTAAGGCCGCGCTCACCGACCCTGAGTACTACGTCCAGTGCACCGGCCTCAAGTGTTTAGCTGCGGCTACCAAGATAGACTGCATTTGGAAAGAGGTGCTCATCGATAATCCACATATTTAT TTCCAACTCGTGTACATATTGAAGAACAACCCAGAAGGGATGGTGCGGAAAGAAGCAACGAAAGTGTTGACCAGCGCTTATAAGAACCAAAAGTTGTCAACGACCTTTCAGTCAACGTTGTACGAGGTAATGATATCAGCTGCATTGTACGACTTGCACTGGGAGGTGCAGTTGGCAGCACTGCAGTTCTTCAAACATGAGATAGCCAACCAACTGTCTTACCGAGGCATGATAGACGGGAAGTTCCCTTCCGTTACTTTCTCCAAAGAAAAACGAAAAATCATAACGTTAAACGACAGAGAAATTCTTCGGCAACTCACAGCCATAATGCATGCTCTATCCTCAATAGGCTGTCTCACAGTCCTCTACGAATGTATGAACGAGATGCATCACTTGGAAGTCATGGAACAAGCTTATATCATGGCTACTGAACTCATACAAATACTAGATCAATATAAATTTGTCAGAATTATTGACAACGCTCTCACTTACCCCATAGGTCCAAAGAACGATGATCGTGATGAAGAAATGGCTCTAGATTTGACTAGAGCTAATAATACTGATGCTAGAGAAAAAGTAATAGATAGTATAGTCAATACTGATCAAAGTGAACTCATTATGATTCTACATGATAATAGTtttcaaactaaaactaatgAAATGGAAGAAGACTACAGCCTGTTCGTACAACGTAAAGAAATCATACATCCAAACAAATTCTTAGAAACATTCAAAGGTACAAATTTCCGTgcaataattaaagaaaagaagaaaTGGAATTCAGATGTTAACCATAATTTAGATGGACTGTTAGATGAAATTTTAGACGTATAA